A single genomic interval of Neisseria leonii harbors:
- a CDS encoding universal stress protein produces MYRHLVVAVDGSATSANALKHACGVAQSGGARLTLVHVANPAEYMALAPEFLQHDSYEAAAVEGGNEVLAAAAALAAENGISGAATHLLVANKGAREMAQELVDYADAQGADLLVLGTHGRTGLMHLLMGSFAETVMRQSHLPLLIIRSEAEE; encoded by the coding sequence ATGTATCGACATTTGGTGGTAGCGGTGGACGGCAGTGCCACTTCGGCAAACGCATTGAAACATGCCTGCGGTGTCGCGCAAAGCGGCGGGGCGCGGCTGACTTTGGTCCACGTGGCCAATCCGGCCGAGTATATGGCGTTGGCGCCCGAATTTCTGCAACACGACAGTTACGAAGCCGCCGCCGTTGAGGGCGGCAATGAAGTATTGGCCGCAGCGGCGGCCTTGGCGGCGGAAAACGGCATATCCGGTGCGGCAACGCACCTGCTCGTTGCCAATAAAGGCGCGCGCGAAATGGCGCAGGAGCTGGTGGATTATGCCGATGCGCAGGGTGCGGATTTGTTGGTATTGGGCACGCACGGGCGCACCGGCCTGATGCACCTTTTAATGGGCAGTTTTGCCGAAACCGTGATGCGTCAAAGTCATTTGCCGCTGCTGATTATCCGCAGCGAGGCCGAAGAATAG
- a CDS encoding superoxide dismutase, whose amino-acid sequence MEHKLPELPYALDALEPHLSKETLEYHYGKHHQTYITNLNNQIKGTEFENASLEEIVKKSSGGVFNNAAQTWNHTFYWLGFTPEGQGKPSGELADKINAKWGSFEAFQEAFNACAAGTFGSGWAWLVKTPAGELDLVSTSNAATPLTTENTPLLTCDVWEHAYYIDYRNSRPNYLKGFWEIVNWDEVARRFAA is encoded by the coding sequence ATGGAACACAAACTGCCCGAACTGCCCTACGCGCTTGACGCACTCGAACCGCACCTGTCCAAAGAAACTTTGGAATACCACTACGGCAAACACCATCAAACCTACATCACCAACCTGAACAACCAAATCAAAGGCACCGAATTTGAAAACGCCTCTCTGGAAGAAATCGTGAAAAAATCTTCCGGCGGTGTATTCAACAATGCGGCGCAAACCTGGAACCACACTTTCTACTGGCTGGGTTTCACACCCGAAGGCCAAGGCAAGCCTTCCGGCGAACTGGCCGATAAAATCAACGCCAAATGGGGCAGTTTCGAAGCCTTCCAAGAAGCGTTCAATGCCTGTGCGGCCGGCACATTCGGCTCAGGCTGGGCTTGGCTGGTCAAAACACCGGCAGGCGAACTGGATCTGGTTTCCACTTCCAACGCCGCCACACCGCTGACCACCGAAAACACACCGCTGCTGACCTGCGATGTATGGGAACACGCCTACTACATCGACTACCGCAACAGCCGCCCGAACTACTTGAAAGGCTTCTGGGAAATCGTCAACTGGGACGAAGTCGCCCGCCGCTTTGCTGCCTGA
- a CDS encoding tRNA threonylcarbamoyladenosine dehydratase — protein MNAPASGRRFGGIGRLYGTAALQRFHHAHICVVGVGGVGSWAVEALARSGIGRLTLIDLDNIAESNTNRQLHALTADFGKAKVRALHERIMQINPDCTVHEVEDFVDEDNLAELFARPFDFVIDAIDQVRVKAAMAAHFVRTGRPFIVSGGAGGQKNPALIQTADLSRTTHDPLLANLRYTLRKRYGFSRDTQQKMHVPCVFSTENITPPQTAEACDAAAPQGLSCAGYGAAMPVTATFGLYCAAAALNHLAAGRP, from the coding sequence ATGAATGCTCCCGCTTCCGGCCGCCGTTTCGGCGGCATCGGCCGCCTGTACGGCACGGCCGCTTTGCAGCGTTTCCATCATGCGCACATCTGCGTTGTCGGTGTGGGCGGGGTCGGGTCGTGGGCAGTAGAGGCACTCGCACGCAGCGGCATCGGCCGCCTGACCCTGATTGATTTGGACAATATTGCCGAATCGAACACCAACCGCCAACTGCACGCCCTGACGGCCGATTTCGGCAAAGCCAAAGTGCGCGCGCTGCACGAGCGCATTATGCAGATCAATCCGGACTGCACAGTGCACGAAGTCGAAGATTTTGTCGATGAAGACAATCTGGCCGAGCTGTTTGCCCGTCCGTTCGATTTTGTCATCGACGCCATCGACCAAGTGCGCGTCAAAGCAGCAATGGCTGCGCATTTTGTCCGCACAGGCCGGCCTTTCATTGTCAGCGGCGGCGCGGGCGGGCAGAAAAACCCCGCGCTGATTCAGACGGCCGATTTGAGCCGCACCACCCACGACCCGCTGCTGGCCAATCTGCGCTATACCCTGCGCAAACGTTACGGCTTTTCCCGCGATACCCAACAGAAAATGCACGTTCCCTGCGTATTCTCCACCGAAAACATCACGCCGCCGCAAACCGCCGAAGCCTGTGATGCCGCCGCACCGCAAGGCTTGTCCTGCGCGGGCTACGGTGCGGCCATGCCGGTAACGGCCACATTCGGCCTTTACTGTGCCGCCGCCGCCCTCAACCATCTCGCCGCAGGCCGACCGTGA
- a CDS encoding ScpA family protein, with product MSPASTAPAAQPTLAWIFGQPVTDLPQDLFIPPDALKVVLSSFQGPLDLLLYLIRKQNIDVLDIPMTQITEQYLAYIAQMEAGQFDLAAEYLLMAAVLIEIKSRLLLPQTISAADEEPADPRAELVRRLLAYEQMKLAAQGLDALPRAGRDFAWAYLPLEIAAEVKLPEVQLADLTQAWLAILSRAKHHKSHEVVQETISVRAQMSAILRRLNQGGCRFSQLFSAECTPAHLVVSFIALLELAKEGLVCIVQPENYSEIEIALNQTVQDTAAANRSENG from the coding sequence GTGAGTCCGGCCTCTACCGCCCCTGCTGCCCAACCCACGCTGGCTTGGATTTTCGGCCAACCGGTTACCGATCTGCCGCAGGATCTGTTTATCCCGCCCGACGCGCTCAAAGTGGTACTCAGCAGTTTTCAGGGGCCGCTGGATTTGCTGCTGTATCTGATCCGCAAACAGAATATCGATGTGCTGGATATTCCGATGACGCAGATTACCGAGCAATATCTGGCGTATATTGCGCAGATGGAAGCCGGCCAGTTCGATTTGGCAGCCGAATACCTGCTGATGGCGGCCGTTCTGATTGAAATCAAATCGCGTCTGCTGCTGCCGCAAACCATCTCTGCCGCAGACGAAGAACCTGCCGATCCGCGCGCCGAACTGGTACGCCGCCTGCTGGCCTACGAACAAATGAAGCTGGCCGCCCAAGGCCTCGATGCCCTGCCCCGCGCGGGTCGCGATTTTGCCTGGGCTTACCTGCCGCTGGAAATTGCCGCCGAAGTGAAACTGCCCGAAGTGCAGCTGGCCGATCTGACACAGGCGTGGCTCGCCATTCTCTCGCGCGCCAAACACCATAAAAGCCACGAAGTGGTCCAGGAAACCATTTCCGTGCGCGCACAGATGAGCGCGATTTTACGCCGTCTGAATCAGGGCGGCTGCCGCTTCTCGCAACTCTTCTCCGCCGAGTGTACGCCGGCTCATCTGGTGGTCAGCTTTATTGCACTATTGGAATTGGCCAAAGAAGGGCTGGTCTGCATTGTCCAGCCGGAGAATTACAGCGAAATCGAAATCGCCCTCAACCAGACTGTGCAGGATACGGCCGCCGCAAACCGTTCGGAAAACGGATAA
- the dnaB gene encoding replicative DNA helicase translates to MSDVADGMPSENSEISGLLPPHSVGAEQSVLGGLLLENQAWDRIADVVSESDFYRHEHRVIFRALAGLIHQNRPADVITVQEALLGQDELEAAGGFDYLIGLAQNTPSAANIRRYAEIVRERSIMRQLAEVGTEIARSAYNPQGNDAAALLDQAENRVFQIAEQTARTQQGFLSMPTLLEEVVARIEMLYSRENPDEVTGISTGFIDLDKKTSGLQAGDLIIVAGRPSMGKTAFSINIAEHVAVEKKLPVAVFSMEMGGAQLVMRMLGSVGRLDQHVLKTGRLQDEHWGRLQEAFVKLSDAPMFIDETPGLTALEVRARARRLARQFNGKLGLIVIDYLQLMSGSGRHDNRTAELGEISRSLKALARELQVPIIALSQLSRAVESRTDKRPMMSDLRESGAIEQDADLIMFMYRDEYYNAESQMKGLAECIIGKHRNGPTGKVFLTWMGQFTKFDNAAYVPDSAMTDD, encoded by the coding sequence ATGAGCGATGTTGCCGACGGAATGCCGTCTGAAAACAGTGAAATCAGCGGTTTGCTGCCGCCGCATTCGGTGGGGGCGGAGCAATCGGTATTGGGTGGTCTGCTGCTGGAAAATCAGGCATGGGACCGGATTGCCGATGTGGTGTCCGAGAGTGATTTTTACCGGCACGAACACAGGGTGATTTTCCGTGCGCTGGCGGGGCTGATTCATCAGAACCGGCCGGCCGATGTGATTACGGTGCAGGAGGCTTTGCTCGGTCAAGATGAGTTGGAGGCGGCCGGCGGGTTCGATTATTTGATCGGCTTGGCGCAGAATACGCCGTCTGCGGCCAATATCCGCCGTTATGCCGAAATTGTGCGCGAGCGTTCGATTATGCGCCAGCTGGCCGAGGTGGGTACGGAGATTGCGCGCAGTGCCTACAACCCTCAGGGGAATGATGCCGCCGCGCTGCTGGATCAGGCGGAAAACCGGGTTTTCCAGATTGCCGAGCAGACGGCGCGTACGCAGCAGGGTTTTTTGAGTATGCCGACTCTGCTGGAAGAAGTGGTGGCGCGTATCGAAATGCTGTATTCGCGCGAGAATCCCGACGAAGTAACGGGTATTTCCACCGGATTTATCGATTTGGACAAAAAAACATCCGGCCTTCAAGCGGGCGACCTGATTATTGTGGCCGGGCGGCCGTCTATGGGGAAAACCGCGTTTTCCATCAATATTGCCGAGCATGTGGCCGTGGAGAAAAAGTTGCCGGTGGCGGTGTTTTCCATGGAGATGGGCGGTGCGCAACTGGTGATGCGTATGCTCGGCTCGGTCGGCCGTCTGGATCAGCATGTATTGAAAACCGGCCGTTTGCAGGACGAACATTGGGGGCGTTTGCAGGAGGCATTTGTCAAGTTGTCGGATGCGCCGATGTTTATTGATGAAACACCGGGGTTGACTGCACTGGAAGTGCGCGCACGGGCGCGGCGGCTGGCACGCCAGTTTAACGGCAAGCTCGGCCTGATTGTGATCGACTATCTGCAACTGATGTCGGGCAGCGGCCGCCATGACAACCGCACGGCGGAGCTGGGTGAAATTTCGCGCTCGCTCAAAGCTCTGGCGCGGGAATTGCAGGTGCCGATTATCGCGCTGTCGCAATTGAGCCGGGCGGTGGAAAGCCGTACCGACAAGCGGCCGATGATGTCGGATCTGCGCGAATCGGGCGCAATCGAGCAGGATGCGGATCTGATTATGTTTATGTACCGCGACGAGTATTACAATGCGGAATCGCAGATGAAGGGCCTGGCCGAGTGCATTATTGGCAAACACCGTAACGGTCCCACCGGCAAGGTGTTTCTCACTTGGATGGGGCAGTTTACCAAGTTCGACAATGCGGCTTATGTGCCGGATTCGGCGATGACGGACGATTAG